The stretch of DNA GCGAGGATACGGCCGCTCTCAGGGTGCAAGCTCGGCAGGGAAGGCCTGTTCCTGTTTCGGTGCTGATGCTCGGTCGACTGATTCCGGAGGAGTCGTTGATCTACGATTTTTCCCACGAAGTAGAAGGGCGGGGCCTGATCATGCCGGTGGTGCGCGTTGAGGCGGTGGAGTTTGTGTTGGAGGTCGGAGAGGAACGGCGTCCGTGACGGGGACGTCGTTACTTCAGGTGAGGATAGGCCTGATGCAGACAGGTCTCGCAGACGGCCTCGGTGACTCTGGTGCGGGCCTGCCGGCGTAGGTAGTCTTCCACGCGTTGCCAATAGGAACCGTCGCTCTTCACACGTTTGCACTTGGCGCAGATGTGGATCGTACCATGGAGCGTGGTCATCTGCTCGAAGGCATGGTCGAGTTCTTTGGTCCGCTCCAGGAGTTCCTGCTCGCGAAGTTTTCTGGCATCGATTTCCTGTTTCAAGCTGAGCGCATTGGCCACCCGGGCGATCAGCTCAGCCGGGATGACCGGCTTGCGAATATAGTCCGTGGCGCCGGCTGTATAGGCGGCTTGAATATCCTTCGATTCCGTATGCGCCGTAATGACGATGATAGGAAGCCCCTGTAACGACTCCTCCATCCGGATGCGCTGACACGCTTCCAGTCCATCGATCTCCGGCATTTCGAGGTCCATCAACACTAAGTCGATTCCACTGGTCTGCTTTCCACGTTTTCCGACCCCGAGGAGTTGCAGCCCCTCCCGCGCGGTGCCGACCGGGAGGAGCGGGCCGAATCCTGCGCTCTGCAGAATGGTGTGGAGCAGATCCCGCTCTTCCTGGAAGTCGTCGATGATCAGAATGCTCATGTTCCCTCTGTTCCTCCGAAGGGGCTCCTGAAATTGTTTTAGGCGGCTTGATCGACTCCGGCGAGGATGGTCGCCAGTCCGTCGAGTTCCCGCCGAATCGCCTGATGATCCTTGGATCGAGCCGCCTGTTCCAGTCGTTGTCCGAGCGCCCCGATGTCGGCAAACCCGAATGAGCCTGCGAGGCCTCTCATGCGGTGTCCAGTGGTTCGAATCGTCTCATAGTCTTCCTGAATCAGGGCGGTCTGCATCAGGGTGAGATCCTTGCGGCGATTGGCGAGAAAGGCCGGCCGGCGTCGCCGGAGTTCGTCGTCGATGCGCTCTGCCACCTCGGAAGACTTCTGAGTGTGCGCTGCCGTTGTGTCGCACGCCGGAGCAGGCAGGCGGTATTTACGCAAGGTGGTGAACAATTGTGCCTTGGTAATGGGTTTAGTCAGGAATTCCGTGCAGCCAGCCGCCAGGCTCTGTGCCTGCATGTCAGCAGCACTGCTCGCGGTCAGTGCCACGATCGGGGTCGGGGGGCGCTTCTGAGAGGCTTCCCATTCGCGCATCGTGCGGGTGGCGGTGAAGCCGTCCATTCCGGGCAGGTGCAGGTCGATGAGGACGATGTCGAATCGACCTGCCTGGAAACTCTCGACGGCTTGCTCGCCATTCGATGCGAGCTCCAGGTCGTACGGCGTATTCCGGAGATAGAATCCCATCAGTGTGTGCGATTCAATGGAATCGTCGACCAGTAACATGCGGGCGTTCTGTGTTTCCGGCGCAGGCGGCAGGACCGGCTGCGCCGGTTGGGAGGCAGACTCCGGCACCTGGCGAAGTGTCGATCCCGGTACTGTGAAGTGACTCCTCTCGCCCAGGCGACAGCCGGCCGGCTGTCGCTCGAGCTGATAGGTGAGGATCCATAGACCAAGGAGACCGATCGCGCGACCGGCCAGCACGTTCGTCGCTTCGTCGGCTGGGAGTGGTGCGAGGCCTCCGGCCGCAATCAACAGCGACCATACTCCCACGGCATATAGGAACATGTGTCGTGGATAGAGGCGCGAAACCGGAATAGGTAGCAATAAATACGGAAGCCAGGTGGCCAGCCTGAATTCAGATGTCAGTTCGATGAGGAAAATGAGGACTGTCAGCAGGACGAGGATGCCGGTCGTCGTGAAGCTGCGGGTGTGGAGTCTCATGGTACGGTGTTCGAACGATCGGCATTCGGCGAAGCGATGATGCGGCGCGCGTATCTGCAGTATAGCGGCCATTGTGTAGGGTACCTAGGATCTCTTCAAATTTGAGCAGGCAGAACAGGGGAGAAACGGAGCCCTCGGCATGCGACATGACCCGGCGGCGGGAGAGAGCCCGATCAGTAGGCATCTCGGGCACAACGGAACCCGGTTCCCGACGGACGGCTATCCATCGTTCCCCAGTCGCGGTCGGTCGTGCGGAGGCTGATTGCCGGTTTGAGCCAGGAACCTCCGCGCATGGCCTTGATGGCCCCGCGTTCAGGACCCTGTGGATCGGTGAGCGGCGCCGCGCGGTAGTAGTTGGGGTTGTACCAGTCCTGCACCCATTCGGCAGCGTTACCCGCCATATCCAAGGCTCCATAGGGGCTGGCGCCGCCCAGAAAACTGCCCACCGGCAAGGTTAGGATTTCGCCCTTGAGTCCCTTCTCCTTCGAGATCGCTGCGCCGACACCTTTAACCCAGAACGCGTCCCACTCCGTGCTATCGGCGAACTGCACCGTGTGACGGGCCCAGTAGCTCGCACTGTTGCTGTGCTCGAAGGTCCATTCGTTGCCCCAGGGGTAGGTGCGCCCGTCTGTTCCCCGTGCCGCTTTTTCCCATTCCGCTTCAGTCGGCAAACGTTTGTTCGCCCAGCGGCAGAAGGCGACGGCATCCAACCAACTGACATTGACGACGGGATGTGCCTCGATGCCGGGCAGAGGGACGTTGCGCTCCCACAACGTCAAGGCCGGGGCGGAGTTGGCAGGTGCCTGATGCCCGGTGGCCTGTACGAATTCTTGATAGGCGGCGTTAGTTACCTCGTAGCGATCGAGCCAGAATGCACTGAGGTAGACGAGTCGTAGCGGGCGCTCATCCGGAAGGCCCCCGCTTTCCTCGCTCGCCCCCATCCGAAACTCACCAGCCGGGACGAGCACCATGTCGTCAACCAGAGGCGCCCCGAGAGCGAATGGCTGATAGCCGATGATCAGAAAGAGGCAGAGTGTCAGAAGCCGCACAGGAGCCAGTCTCATCCAGGTTAGGCCTTCTTCAGCTTGCAGGCTTTGGCAATGCTGTCGCGGTAGGCCATCCACAAGGCGAGGCCTTTGGTCACGCAGGCCAGCACGGCGTTTTGTTGGCTTCGGGTCTCGGCGTAATTGACGACCATGGTATACGCATCCTGTCGATGACCTGCCTCCACCTTCTGGTGGGCGCGAATCAAATCCATATGCTGTCGGCCGATCCCATGGTGACGAATCAGGGGATGGGCGTCGATATAGGCTTCAATCTCGGCCTCGGTTTTCGGCTTGGATGGAGCCTGGATCTCCTGCCGGTCCTTGATACTGCCCTCGACAAACACGGCGAGGGCGGCTGCGCCCACCACCCAGTCGCGACTGGCCGTGACCTTTTCCAGCCACCTCCGATACCGCATACTGGCCGGGAGGAGTTTTGCTTTGCGAAACGTCTCACCGTCGAAGCCCAGACCGCGCATCATCTCGTTGAAGAGTTCCGGATGGGAGCGGCCGAAGGAGAGTCCGCCGGTATCTTCCTCATAAATATTCTCGGCTAACATGCGTCGCACGTCGGGAGGCGGGTTCTGCCCATGTACGCGGGCGAGCAGGACAGGGAAGTCGCGAACGTAGACCAGGAACTCCTGTTGATAATGGAGTTTTAGCTGGGTTTTTGAGATTCCCGGTCCCATGATGATCGGCCAGGCCCAGTGGTGTTTGCGGTCCATAATCGCCAACAGCTGCTCGAGAAAT from Nitrospira sp. encodes:
- a CDS encoding response regulator, which gives rise to MSILIIDDFQEERDLLHTILQSAGFGPLLPVGTAREGLQLLGVGKRGKQTSGIDLVLMDLEMPEIDGLEACQRIRMEESLQGLPIIVITAHTESKDIQAAYTAGATDYIRKPVIPAELIARVANALSLKQEIDARKLREQELLERTKELDHAFEQMTTLHGTIHICAKCKRVKSDGSYWQRVEDYLRRQARTRVTEAVCETCLHQAYPHLK
- a CDS encoding iron-containing redox enzyme family protein; this encodes MTHKRLTRTKFLEQLLAIMDRKHHWAWPIIMGPGISKTQLKLHYQQEFLVYVRDFPVLLARVHGQNPPPDVRRMLAENIYEEDTGGLSFGRSHPELFNEMMRGLGFDGETFRKAKLLPASMRYRRWLEKVTASRDWVVGAAALAVFVEGSIKDRQEIQAPSKPKTEAEIEAYIDAHPLIRHHGIGRQHMDLIRAHQKVEAGHRQDAYTMVVNYAETRSQQNAVLACVTKGLALWMAYRDSIAKACKLKKA
- a CDS encoding formylglycine-generating enzyme family protein codes for the protein MRLAPVRLLTLCLFLIIGYQPFALGAPLVDDMVLVPAGEFRMGASEESGGLPDERPLRLVYLSAFWLDRYEVTNAAYQEFVQATGHQAPANSAPALTLWERNVPLPGIEAHPVVNVSWLDAVAFCRWANKRLPTEAEWEKAARGTDGRTYPWGNEWTFEHSNSASYWARHTVQFADSTEWDAFWVKGVGAAISKEKGLKGEILTLPVGSFLGGASPYGALDMAGNAAEWVQDWYNPNYYRAAPLTDPQGPERGAIKAMRGGSWLKPAISLRTTDRDWGTMDSRPSGTGFRCARDAY
- a CDS encoding response regulator; its protein translation is MRLHTRSFTTTGILVLLTVLIFLIELTSEFRLATWLPYLLLPIPVSRLYPRHMFLYAVGVWSLLIAAGGLAPLPADEATNVLAGRAIGLLGLWILTYQLERQPAGCRLGERSHFTVPGSTLRQVPESASQPAQPVLPPAPETQNARMLLVDDSIESHTLMGFYLRNTPYDLELASNGEQAVESFQAGRFDIVLIDLHLPGMDGFTATRTMREWEASQKRPPTPIVALTASSAADMQAQSLAAGCTEFLTKPITKAQLFTTLRKYRLPAPACDTTAAHTQKSSEVAERIDDELRRRRPAFLANRRKDLTLMQTALIQEDYETIRTTGHRMRGLAGSFGFADIGALGQRLEQAARSKDHQAIRRELDGLATILAGVDQAA